A section of the Sporosarcina sp. ANT_H38 genome encodes:
- the sstT gene encoding serine/threonine transporter SstT → MKNLFTKWNQISLVKRIIIGIIVGLILALIVPKASGISIFGSLFVGALKAVAPVLVLFLVMHAISAHKSGTKTNMKTILVLYAIGTLLAGAVAVAVSFMFPVTLTLTTGAEGLSPPEGIVEVLETLLFNVVANPVNALLNANYLGILMWAVVLGLALKNANQNTKDVLGSFSDAITKVVQWVINLAPIGIMGLVFDAIVTTGLSALLVYGRLVLILVGCMLFIALVVNPLIVYVYIRRNPYPLVFKVLKESGLTAFFTRSSAANIPVNMKLCEELGLDEDTYAVSIPLGATINMAGAAVTIAVLTLATVHTLGIEVDFVTALMLSVVAAVSAAGASGVAGGSLLLIPLACSLFGVPNDIAMQVVGVGFIIGVVQDSCETALNSSSDVLFTATAEYAKERKEGKAIKAVPVKS, encoded by the coding sequence ATGAAAAATTTGTTTACTAAATGGAATCAAATAAGTCTAGTAAAAAGGATTATTATTGGTATTATTGTCGGTCTTATATTAGCTTTAATCGTCCCTAAAGCAAGTGGAATTTCCATTTTCGGTTCTTTATTTGTCGGTGCATTAAAGGCAGTGGCACCAGTATTAGTATTATTTTTAGTGATGCACGCTATTTCCGCGCATAAAAGCGGTACGAAAACGAATATGAAAACGATTCTTGTTCTTTATGCGATTGGCACACTCCTAGCAGGGGCTGTCGCTGTTGCTGTAAGCTTTATGTTCCCAGTTACACTAACGTTGACAACAGGAGCAGAAGGTCTTTCTCCTCCAGAAGGTATTGTTGAGGTTCTTGAAACATTACTCTTTAACGTAGTTGCCAATCCGGTTAATGCATTACTAAATGCTAACTATTTAGGTATTTTAATGTGGGCAGTTGTTCTTGGTCTTGCATTAAAAAATGCCAATCAAAATACGAAAGACGTGTTAGGTAGTTTTTCAGATGCAATTACTAAAGTCGTACAATGGGTGATCAATTTAGCACCGATTGGTATTATGGGGCTTGTTTTTGATGCTATTGTAACAACTGGTCTTTCTGCTTTACTTGTATACGGTAGATTAGTTTTAATTTTAGTTGGGTGTATGTTGTTTATTGCACTTGTAGTGAATCCGTTAATCGTGTATGTCTATATACGCAGAAATCCTTATCCACTTGTTTTCAAGGTTTTAAAAGAAAGTGGTTTAACAGCATTCTTTACACGTAGTTCAGCTGCAAATATTCCTGTAAATATGAAATTATGTGAAGAACTTGGATTAGATGAGGATACTTATGCAGTGTCAATCCCTCTAGGTGCTACGATTAATATGGCTGGTGCAGCCGTTACAATTGCTGTACTCACTCTTGCAACAGTCCATACGCTTGGGATTGAAGTTGATTTTGTGACTGCACTTATGCTTTCTGTTGTAGCGGCTGTCTCTGCAGCAGGTGCATCAGGGGTTGCAGGCGGATCACTATTGCTTATCCCACTAGCATGTAGTTTATTTGGAGTTCCAAATGATATTGCCATGCAAGTTGTTGGTGTTGGTTTTATCATCGGTGTTGTTCAGGATTCTTGTGAAACTGCACTGAATTCGTCTTCTGATGTACTATTCACAGCTACAGCTGAATATGCTAAAGAACGTAAAGAAGGTAAAGCCATTAAAGCTGTACCAGTGAAGTCTTAA
- a CDS encoding ATP-binding cassette domain-containing protein, with protein MIQIKNITKKYGNSLVLDDVDFTFPNRGLMCLLGASGSGKSTLLNMLAGFDSDYSGDISVCGTSISKMNEDELCAYRRDNIGFIFQNYHLLSGYTVLENIMLDCELNSLNDQSNKENAKELLNRLGISEKANEKIENLSGGQKQRVAIARALISNPTIILADEPTGALDRSNSNEIMNLLKEISKDRLVIVITHDQKVCDFAHEVISIENGKIVAENNTIQADNASAQKLTRKPAGKVSAFKRGLKNFKVHFTRYVAVSLAIAIGVFGFILSLSSGNIMQQSIADFKEKNTAFNNGYIITEDEKSVLKLLESDERIENVYLQHRITDVSLRMDDNSVTMAEKYPMSKTTESMSYGTMPKITKNEIALTPSLAKKFSSSISDLVGKELTLKYGHKEYKLTVSGIYNAGYDDFFVSSDVEQAFYTAGKVEQGYSISYDVKDFEDIVAVSQMLSGKEIDSKNASIEVGALQSTFKSLSRLFLTVSILILAIALFISVVLLVKLQSSRYKELGLLAALGFKKESIQRMVISENILLSAMAAIYNAVLIGGAYLTGVIFDLAISVSPLQIFVSILSTGFVVIIIGVFASYKLIHTDPAVALRK; from the coding sequence ATGATTCAGATTAAAAATATTACAAAAAAATACGGTAATTCACTTGTTCTTGACGACGTAGATTTTACGTTTCCAAACAGAGGACTGATGTGCTTGCTCGGCGCATCAGGCTCTGGTAAAAGCACATTGCTAAATATGCTCGCAGGATTTGATAGCGATTATAGCGGTGATATTTCGGTTTGCGGTACATCCATTAGCAAGATGAATGAGGACGAGTTATGTGCCTATCGCAGAGATAATATAGGCTTTATTTTTCAAAACTATCATCTGTTAAGTGGTTATACTGTGCTTGAAAATATCATGTTAGATTGTGAGTTAAACAGTTTAAATGACCAAAGCAATAAAGAGAATGCCAAAGAATTACTAAATAGACTTGGTATATCGGAAAAGGCAAATGAAAAAATCGAAAACCTGTCAGGTGGTCAAAAGCAAAGGGTGGCAATTGCGAGGGCCTTAATTAGTAATCCGACGATTATCTTAGCAGATGAGCCGACAGGGGCGCTTGATCGTAGTAATTCCAATGAAATTATGAATTTACTGAAAGAGATTTCAAAGGATAGGCTGGTTATCGTTATCACGCATGACCAAAAAGTATGCGATTTTGCACATGAAGTGATCTCTATTGAGAATGGTAAAATTGTTGCGGAAAATAATACTATTCAAGCGGATAATGCCAGCGCACAAAAACTCACACGTAAACCAGCTGGTAAAGTATCAGCGTTCAAACGAGGGTTGAAAAATTTCAAGGTGCATTTTACTCGTTATGTTGCTGTCAGTTTGGCCATTGCTATTGGCGTTTTTGGCTTCATACTGTCTTTGTCTTCAGGCAATATTATGCAGCAGTCTATAGCGGACTTCAAAGAGAAAAACACTGCTTTTAACAATGGCTATATCATAACTGAAGATGAAAAATCCGTCTTAAAATTACTAGAATCCGATGAGCGTATCGAAAACGTCTACCTTCAACATAGGATTACCGATGTTAGTCTCCGTATGGATGACAATAGTGTAACGATGGCAGAAAAATATCCGATGTCAAAAACAACGGAAAGTATGTCATACGGTACAATGCCGAAAATAACAAAAAATGAAATTGCTTTAACGCCAAGTCTGGCTAAAAAGTTCTCGAGCAGTATCAGCGATTTAGTAGGTAAAGAATTAACACTAAAATATGGACATAAAGAGTACAAGCTAACCGTAAGCGGTATTTATAATGCGGGGTATGATGATTTCTTTGTCAGTTCCGATGTTGAACAGGCGTTTTATACAGCGGGTAAGGTTGAGCAAGGTTATTCCATCAGCTACGATGTAAAAGATTTTGAAGATATTGTGGCAGTCAGTCAAATGCTTAGTGGAAAAGAAATCGACAGCAAAAACGCATCTATTGAAGTGGGAGCTTTGCAAAGTACGTTTAAAAGTCTAAGCCGCTTATTCCTTACCGTTTCAATCTTGATTTTGGCAATTGCTTTGTTCATCAGCGTCGTGTTACTTGTTAAACTACAGAGTTCGAGATATAAGGAGTTGGGACTGTTAGCTGCATTAGGTTTTAAGAAAGAGTCAATACAAAGAATGGTTATCAGCGAGAATATACTTTTATCCGCTATGGCGGCAATTTACAATGCTGTACTTATCGGAGGTGCATATCTCACTGGAGTGATTTTCGATTTAGCAATTAGCGTTTCACCCCTGCAAATTTTTGTTTCAATTTTATCTACAGGATTTGTAGTCATCATTATCGGTGTATTTGCAAGCTATAAACTTATTCACACCGATCCAGCCGTCGCTTTAAGAAAGTAA
- a CDS encoding cupin — MKFYRFDKEVGKTISHFNSNFIMSRIVKTEKPTQIGCMHLEANGIVGFHQAVTPQLLIVVDGAGWVRGDDELKVNIKANDVVFWEKGEGHETATVTGLTAIVIESEELTPSNFMPIKEQK; from the coding sequence TTGAAATTTTATAGATTTGACAAAGAAGTAGGAAAAACCATTTCTCATTTTAATTCCAATTTCATTATGTCTCGAATTGTAAAAACAGAAAAACCTACACAAATTGGTTGTATGCATTTAGAAGCTAACGGAATTGTAGGTTTCCATCAAGCTGTTACCCCACAATTACTTATTGTTGTAGATGGGGCAGGATGGGTTCGCGGTGATGATGAATTAAAAGTAAATATAAAAGCTAATGATGTGGTCTTTTGGGAAAAGGGGGAGGGACACGAAACGGCAACTGTCACTGGACTAACTGCAATTGTAATTGAGTCTGAAGAATTAACCCCTTCTAATTTTATGCCAATTAAAGAACAAAAATAA
- a CDS encoding HNH endonuclease has product MQSFVVMQGQTYHEEKELGIIWSLQQDSTGKERHSRLRMIEVNEGDRIFHYVKGNIVAISVAKTGCQIASKPSTMQNHDGRDDNGYLVELEYHELEIPVNVRSEFDVILPLLPIKYSPFQIDANGNQGYLYPCNEELSIKLLELIGDLNIYQVDEEQLELAIGTVLQTERNTFVPMIAETESELKTKIRLGKQKFREGLLPLWDNKCVLCEIELPALLRASYSKPWKDSTDFERVDHYNGVLLCCNHDALYENGFIAFDGQGRLHISSQIPEKDYDKYSIHSKMKIDRTEENKPYFKWHKRNLFKG; this is encoded by the coding sequence ATGCAAAGTTTCGTTGTAATGCAAGGTCAGACATATCATGAAGAAAAAGAATTAGGGATCATTTGGTCACTGCAACAAGACAGTACTGGGAAAGAACGTCATTCACGGCTACGAATGATAGAGGTAAATGAAGGGGATCGCATATTTCATTATGTAAAAGGAAATATTGTGGCGATTAGTGTTGCTAAAACAGGGTGCCAGATAGCGAGTAAACCGTCAACTATGCAAAATCATGATGGGCGAGATGATAATGGGTATTTAGTGGAATTAGAATATCATGAACTCGAAATACCTGTAAATGTACGTTCGGAATTCGATGTTATTTTGCCGCTTCTGCCAATTAAGTATTCACCATTTCAAATAGATGCAAATGGTAATCAGGGGTATTTGTATCCTTGCAATGAGGAATTATCAATAAAATTATTAGAATTAATAGGTGACCTTAATATATATCAAGTAGATGAAGAGCAACTAGAATTAGCAATTGGTACGGTACTTCAAACAGAGCGTAATACGTTCGTTCCGATGATTGCTGAAACAGAGTCGGAGTTGAAAACGAAGATTCGTTTAGGTAAACAAAAGTTTAGAGAGGGCTTACTACCGTTGTGGGATAACAAATGTGTGCTTTGTGAGATTGAGTTACCTGCATTACTTCGCGCAAGCTACTCTAAACCATGGAAAGACAGTACGGATTTTGAAAGAGTGGATCATTATAACGGCGTACTTCTTTGTTGTAATCATGATGCGCTGTATGAGAACGGATTTATCGCGTTCGATGGACAAGGTAGATTGCATATTTCTTCTCAGATTCCAGAAAAGGATTATGATAAATACAGCATACATTCAAAAATGAAAATCGACCGAACTGAAGAGAACAAGCCTTATTTCAAGTGGCATAAAAGAAATCTTTTTAAAGGCTAA